A window of Dyella terrae contains these coding sequences:
- a CDS encoding ubiquinone biosynthesis accessory factor UbiJ yields the protein MTDATPRSFLPRPLRVVAGRALETALNHVLSLDPDTIQRLEALDGRSVQLTLDGPGLALAITVEQGRLKVGPAADDSHLRVRASPGSLLAMALRRDEDGVSPGKVDIAGDADLARRLEKLASKFAPDFEEAFARTFGDVLGVPLAKAVRKALEQAKRSASHLTEDTADWLRDEIRVAMAPGEVEGFLDGVDALRERSERLEARLARLERQAKGSRA from the coding sequence ATGACCGACGCCACCCCACGCTCCTTCTTGCCGCGCCCCTTGCGCGTCGTCGCCGGCCGCGCGCTGGAGACCGCGCTCAACCACGTGCTGTCACTGGACCCGGACACGATCCAGCGCCTTGAAGCGCTCGACGGACGCAGCGTGCAGCTGACCCTCGACGGCCCCGGCCTCGCCCTGGCGATCACCGTGGAGCAAGGCCGCCTGAAGGTCGGCCCCGCGGCAGACGATAGCCACCTGCGCGTGCGCGCCTCGCCGGGCAGCCTGCTGGCCATGGCACTGCGTCGGGACGAAGACGGTGTGTCGCCGGGAAAGGTGGATATCGCCGGCGATGCCGATCTCGCCCGTCGCCTGGAAAAACTCGCCAGCAAGTTCGCCCCCGATTTTGAAGAAGCCTTCGCCCGCACCTTCGGCGACGTGCTCGGCGTCCCCCTGGCCAAAGCCGTGCGCAAAGCGCTTGAGCAGGCCAAGCGCAGCGCATCCCACCTCACCGAAGACACCGCCGACTGGCTGCGCGATGAAATTCGTGTCGCGATGGCGCCGGGTGAAGTGGAAGGATTTCTCGATGGCGTGGACGCGCTGCGTGAACGCAGCGAGCGCCTGGAAGCCCGTCTCGCCCGCCTGGAGCGCCAGGCGAAAGGATCGCGCGCGTGA
- the trmL gene encoding tRNA (uridine(34)/cytosine(34)/5-carboxymethylaminomethyluridine(34)-2'-O)-methyltransferase TrmL, producing the protein MLHVILFRPEIPPNTGNVIRLCANTGASLHLIRPLGFELDDARLRRAGLDYHEYASLAVHDDMDSCLVAIGPTRVFAFSTRGRVAHVDARFQDGDTLLFGCETAGLPGEVLDAIPAEQRLRLPMRPNSRSLNLSNTVAIAVYEAWRQMGFDGAA; encoded by the coding sequence ATGCTGCATGTCATCCTTTTCCGACCCGAAATTCCGCCGAACACCGGCAACGTCATCCGCCTCTGCGCCAACACGGGTGCCTCGCTGCACCTGATCCGGCCGCTGGGCTTCGAGCTCGATGACGCGCGCCTTCGCCGCGCCGGGCTGGACTACCACGAGTACGCAAGCCTTGCTGTCCATGACGATATGGACAGCTGTCTGGTAGCCATCGGGCCTACCCGGGTCTTCGCGTTTTCGACGCGCGGTCGCGTGGCCCACGTCGACGCCCGCTTCCAGGACGGCGATACCCTGTTGTTTGGGTGCGAAACGGCCGGCCTTCCGGGCGAAGTGCTCGACGCCATTCCCGCCGAACAGCGCCTGCGCCTGCCGATGCGCCCGAATAGCCGCAGCCTCAATCTGTCGAACACCGTGGCCATCGCCGTGTACGAAGCCTGGCGCCAGATGGGATTCGACGGCGCGGCCTGA
- a CDS encoding M16 family metallopeptidase, with product MRKPLALLIAGLMSISGGVMPAMAAEPASQSTPDIAFTRFTLPNGLTVVVHEDHKAPVVAVSIWYHVGSGDEPKGKTGFAHLFEHLMFSGSENHKGTYFAPFELAGATDMNGTTWFDRTNYFETVPTTALDMALWMESDRMGHLLGAIGQKELDTQRGVVQNEKRQGENRPYGRVDQNILSNTYPANHPYQHDTIGSMADLDAASLADVKQWFHDYYGAANTTIVLAGDITVAQAKEKVAKYFGDIPAGPPVPRQQPWITPLTKSTRGTQHDHVSQPRIYRTWVVPQLGTEDAIALDLASTALGGGKTSRLYQRLVYQDKLVDDVSASIAPFALASQFQIQADVKEGVDPAKVEAAIADELQKFLAQGPTQDELDRAKVGTRAAFTRGLEKVGGFGGKAVILAEGQVYRGDPAAYKKDLQIMDAATIGSVKASADKWLTKGDYVLTVLPAGKGFNPDAEDAKVVALGDATGRPEAKVPAAKDFTVEKNTVDRAKGVPDVTKFPDLTFPKLERGKLKNGIEVVLAQRHTVPVTQVRLLFNAGYAADQGRKLGTASFTTTLMNESTKQLDSVEVSKRKQRLGAITSIGCGLDTCTASLNALNDQLKPSLELFADIVRNPAFKAEDIERIRGQWLASIAQEKTQPTGLALRTLPPLLYGAGHAYGIPFTGTGTEAAIKSITAADLAAFQGDWLRPDNVKILVAGDTTLDKIIPQLEAVFDDWKAPATPVPTKNVATVAAQPKPRVFLIDRPDAPQSLILAGLLAPSSKAPNDIDIDVANGAFGGSFTSRLNMNLREDKRWAYGAFSFLRDATGQRPFLMYAPVQTDKTAESANEVRKESDEVVGSRPLTQAEVDKIKSSNIRGLPGSFETTSEVLAAVNDIVQYGRPDDYVQTLKQHTEAVSQKSAQAAITEIVHPQALTWVIVGDLKKIEAPVRALNLGELHVIDADGKPVTSTKPAAKAAGKGEAKAKSGK from the coding sequence ATGCGTAAACCGCTGGCCCTGCTCATCGCCGGGCTGATGTCCATCTCGGGCGGCGTCATGCCGGCCATGGCCGCCGAACCGGCGAGCCAGTCCACCCCCGACATCGCCTTTACCCGCTTCACCCTGCCCAACGGCCTGACCGTCGTGGTCCACGAGGATCACAAGGCGCCCGTGGTGGCCGTGAGCATCTGGTACCACGTCGGCTCCGGCGACGAACCCAAGGGCAAGACCGGCTTTGCGCATCTGTTCGAGCACCTGATGTTCTCGGGCTCCGAGAACCACAAGGGCACGTACTTCGCGCCGTTCGAGCTGGCCGGTGCCACCGACATGAACGGCACCACCTGGTTCGACCGCACCAATTACTTTGAAACCGTGCCGACCACCGCGCTGGACATGGCGCTGTGGATGGAATCGGATCGCATGGGGCACCTGCTGGGCGCCATCGGCCAGAAGGAGCTGGATACCCAGCGCGGCGTCGTGCAGAACGAAAAGCGCCAGGGCGAGAACCGTCCGTATGGCCGCGTGGACCAGAACATCCTGTCCAACACCTATCCGGCCAATCACCCCTACCAGCACGACACCATCGGCTCCATGGCCGACCTGGATGCCGCCTCGCTGGCTGACGTGAAGCAGTGGTTCCACGACTACTACGGCGCCGCCAACACCACCATCGTGCTGGCCGGCGACATCACCGTGGCCCAGGCCAAGGAAAAGGTTGCCAAGTACTTCGGCGACATCCCGGCTGGCCCGCCGGTGCCGCGCCAGCAGCCGTGGATCACGCCGCTGACCAAGTCCACGCGCGGTACGCAGCACGACCACGTGTCGCAGCCGCGCATCTACCGCACCTGGGTCGTGCCGCAGCTGGGTACCGAAGACGCCATCGCGCTGGATCTCGCCTCGACCGCGCTCGGTGGCGGCAAGACCTCGCGCCTGTACCAGCGCCTGGTTTACCAGGACAAGCTGGTCGATGACGTGTCCGCCAGCATCGCGCCGTTTGCGCTGGCCAGTCAGTTCCAGATTCAGGCCGACGTGAAGGAAGGCGTGGATCCGGCCAAGGTCGAAGCGGCCATAGCCGACGAACTGCAGAAGTTCCTCGCCCAGGGCCCGACCCAGGACGAACTCGATCGCGCCAAGGTCGGTACGCGTGCCGCCTTCACCCGTGGCCTGGAAAAGGTCGGCGGCTTCGGCGGCAAGGCCGTGATCCTGGCCGAAGGCCAGGTCTATCGCGGCGATCCGGCGGCCTACAAGAAAGACCTGCAGATCATGGATGCCGCGACCATCGGTTCGGTCAAAGCGTCGGCTGACAAGTGGCTCACCAAGGGCGACTACGTGCTCACGGTGCTGCCGGCGGGCAAGGGCTTCAATCCGGATGCGGAAGACGCCAAGGTCGTCGCGCTCGGCGATGCCACCGGCCGTCCCGAAGCGAAGGTGCCGGCGGCCAAGGACTTCACGGTCGAGAAGAACACCGTCGATCGCGCCAAGGGCGTGCCCGACGTCACCAAGTTCCCCGACCTGACCTTCCCGAAGCTCGAACGCGGCAAGCTCAAGAATGGCATCGAAGTGGTGCTCGCGCAGCGTCACACCGTGCCGGTCACGCAGGTGCGCCTGTTGTTCAACGCCGGCTATGCGGCGGACCAGGGTCGCAAGCTCGGCACCGCCAGCTTCACCACCACGCTGATGAACGAGAGCACCAAGCAGCTCGATTCGGTGGAAGTGTCCAAGCGCAAGCAGCGCCTGGGTGCGATCACCAGCATCGGTTGCGGCCTGGACACCTGCACCGCGTCGCTCAATGCACTGAATGATCAGCTCAAGCCGTCGCTTGAACTGTTCGCCGACATCGTGCGCAACCCGGCCTTCAAGGCGGAAGACATCGAGCGCATCCGTGGCCAGTGGCTGGCGAGCATCGCGCAGGAAAAGACCCAGCCCACCGGCCTGGCCCTGCGTACGCTGCCGCCGCTGCTTTACGGCGCCGGCCATGCTTATGGCATTCCGTTCACCGGCACCGGCACGGAAGCGGCGATCAAGTCGATCACGGCGGCCGATCTTGCGGCGTTCCAGGGCGACTGGCTGCGCCCGGACAACGTGAAGATCCTCGTGGCCGGCGACACCACGCTCGACAAGATCATTCCGCAGCTCGAAGCGGTGTTCGATGACTGGAAGGCGCCGGCCACCCCGGTCCCGACCAAGAACGTCGCCACCGTGGCCGCCCAGCCGAAGCCGCGCGTGTTCCTGATCGATCGTCCGGATGCGCCGCAGTCGCTGATCCTCGCAGGTCTCCTGGCACCGTCCAGCAAGGCCCCGAACGACATCGACATCGACGTCGCCAACGGTGCCTTCGGCGGCAGCTTCACCTCGCGCCTCAACATGAATCTGCGCGAAGACAAGCGTTGGGCCTACGGTGCCTTCAGCTTCCTGCGCGATGCGACGGGCCAGCGTCCGTTCCTGATGTACGCGCCGGTGCAGACCGACAAGACGGCCGAGTCGGCCAACGAGGTCCGTAAGGAGTCGGACGAGGTCGTCGGTTCGCGTCCGCTGACGCAGGCGGAGGTCGACAAGATCAAGTCGTCCAACATCCGCGGTCTGCCGGGCAGCTTCGAAACCACGTCCGAAGTGCTGGCGGCGGTGAATGACATCGTGCAGTACGGTCGCCCAGACGACTACGTGCAGACGCTCAAGCAGCACACCGAAGCGGTGAGCCAGAAGAGCGCCCAGGCGGCGATCACCGAGATCGTCCATCCGCAGGCGCTGACCTGGGTGATCGTGGGCGATCTGAAGAAGATCGAAGCCCCGGTGCGTGCGCTCAACCTCGGCGAACTGCATGTGATCGACGCCGATGGCAAGCCGGTCACGTCGACCAAGCCGGCCGCGAAGGCGGCAGGCAAGGGCGAAGCCAAGGCGAAGTCCGGCAAGTGA
- a CDS encoding DUF4156 domain-containing protein yields the protein MRKTPLLLVPIALLGACTWGINLDDAAKNVRTVWSGDVAASCQDLGKVTVSVMSRMGPVNRNDIKVRDELEVMARNEAAKMQADTIKPLAEPVDGSQAWGVYRCGANRVAPSRPTAAPAGQNANPGNAETFPVKN from the coding sequence ATGCGCAAGACGCCGCTGTTGCTTGTTCCCATCGCCTTGCTCGGCGCCTGCACCTGGGGCATCAACCTCGACGATGCCGCGAAGAACGTGCGCACGGTCTGGTCCGGTGACGTGGCTGCTTCCTGCCAGGACCTGGGCAAGGTCACCGTGTCGGTGATGAGCCGCATGGGCCCGGTCAACCGCAACGACATCAAGGTGCGCGACGAGCTCGAAGTCATGGCGCGCAACGAAGCCGCCAAGATGCAGGCCGACACCATCAAACCACTGGCCGAGCCGGTCGACGGCTCCCAGGCCTGGGGCGTGTACCGCTGCGGCGCCAACCGCGTCGCCCCCTCCCGCCCGACGGCGGCACCGGCCGGCCAGAACGCCAACCCCGGCAACGCCGAGACCTTCCCGGTCAAGAACTAA
- a CDS encoding MarR family transcriptional regulator: MSSFLPTEQRLAVTRRRYPDFPREPAVLVRLVKHIYKRVHDDANAMLKPWGINHPEYNILMMLYGTEGFTLNPSQLADAAGEKSANITRLTNALCDKQLIERTASDEDRRKVSLTLTAAGVAMIEDFLPDICKLLERQTQALAADEMQQLEHLLKRFLDNLDAA, encoded by the coding sequence ATGAGCAGCTTCCTTCCTACCGAACAGCGTCTGGCGGTCACCCGCCGGCGATACCCGGATTTTCCCCGCGAGCCGGCCGTCCTCGTGCGCCTGGTCAAGCACATCTACAAGCGCGTGCACGACGACGCCAACGCCATGCTCAAGCCCTGGGGCATCAACCACCCCGAGTACAACATCCTGATGATGCTGTACGGCACCGAGGGCTTCACCCTCAACCCGAGCCAGCTCGCCGACGCGGCGGGCGAGAAGTCGGCCAACATCACGCGGCTTACCAATGCGCTGTGTGATAAGCAGCTGATCGAGCGCACCGCGAGCGATGAAGATCGACGCAAGGTGTCGCTCACGCTCACAGCTGCAGGTGTTGCGATGATCGAAGACTTCCTGCCCGACATCTGCAAGCTGCTCGAACGCCAGACGCAGGCGCTGGCCGCCGATGAGATGCAGCAGCTCGAACACCTGCTCAAGCGCTTCCTCGATAACCTCGACGCTGCCTGA
- a CDS encoding FUSC family protein: MSAVPGPSITKPARVPWLAAFLVEERAAWIFVAKTLLAMYITCWLAMLFQLEQPATAMITVAIVMHPQSGMVLAKSFYRAIGTLAGSLFGLALMSVFPQQRELFLLSLSLWVAICAGGATLYRNFAAYGFVLAGYTAAIVTLPAISDPLNVFDSAVMRVSEVLLGIIVSGVVSDLIFPERLREVLRRSAREHFAHFIDFARGSTGGSIARADMERAHMRFVRAAVQLEDLRASVIFEDPEARARSSRMRLLNLRYMAASTSFQSVHHLINRLERSRPDVAQALIALYSPIGKALSPGQGRDQDPGVLAPRLAECEDILPPMAAQLRTSLPPETWLEFDTGAGLLRRFASEMRDFTALEASLREGKLRGTVETVRFPRGNDFAGASISVLRTFLTMSALSVFWLMSGWPFGSSAMLLATIFSGLFGASAHPMSGIVNTMIGYASGMLAGYIVTFWLLPGGDGFTMLIIATMPLLMIGPYLSTRATLPGVGAGYTLGFVYILALKNPMVYDPTHFLNDAIAQIVGLGLTAVAFVFVPAVTGTQWQRRRQLGQLRRQVVLAATAPLEGLLYRFESVNRDLFHQIVSHTASGSPESRSLLAWALAVHECGRAVIELRRDIASSNVPHEVSVCAEEAVRAVAHLYQAPSKAYWLEADQAVERAIAATAGKLDLARSACQPTLHHLHLLRSALRDDESAMGPFIQLPPEPSHAS; this comes from the coding sequence ATGTCCGCTGTCCCCGGCCCTTCGATCACCAAGCCTGCGCGCGTGCCGTGGCTGGCTGCGTTCCTCGTCGAGGAACGCGCCGCGTGGATCTTCGTGGCCAAGACCCTGCTGGCGATGTACATCACCTGCTGGCTTGCGATGCTGTTCCAGCTGGAACAACCGGCCACGGCGATGATCACGGTCGCGATCGTGATGCACCCGCAAAGCGGCATGGTGTTGGCGAAAAGCTTCTACCGCGCGATCGGCACGCTCGCCGGCAGCCTGTTCGGCCTCGCCTTGATGAGCGTGTTTCCGCAGCAGCGAGAACTGTTCCTGCTGAGTCTTTCGCTGTGGGTCGCCATCTGTGCCGGTGGCGCGACGCTGTACCGCAACTTTGCCGCCTATGGCTTCGTGCTGGCCGGTTACACCGCCGCGATTGTTACCTTGCCGGCCATCAGCGATCCGCTGAATGTGTTTGACTCGGCGGTGATGCGCGTGAGCGAAGTGCTGCTGGGCATCATCGTATCCGGCGTCGTCAGCGACCTGATCTTCCCTGAGCGCCTGCGCGAAGTCCTTCGTCGCAGTGCACGCGAGCATTTCGCGCACTTCATCGATTTTGCGCGCGGAAGCACCGGCGGCTCCATTGCGCGCGCCGACATGGAGCGTGCGCACATGCGTTTTGTGCGCGCGGCCGTGCAGCTGGAAGACTTGCGCGCCTCGGTGATCTTCGAAGATCCGGAAGCCCGCGCGCGCAGCAGTCGCATGCGCCTGCTCAACCTGCGTTACATGGCGGCGTCGACCAGCTTTCAGTCGGTCCATCACCTGATCAATCGCCTCGAACGAAGTCGTCCCGATGTTGCGCAGGCGCTGATCGCGCTTTATTCGCCGATCGGCAAGGCGTTGTCGCCGGGGCAGGGGCGCGACCAGGATCCGGGTGTGCTGGCGCCACGACTGGCCGAGTGCGAAGACATCCTGCCGCCGATGGCCGCGCAGTTGCGCACCTCGTTGCCGCCGGAAACCTGGCTGGAATTCGACACCGGCGCCGGCCTGCTTCGCCGCTTCGCCAGTGAAATGCGTGACTTCACCGCGCTGGAAGCGTCGCTGCGCGAAGGCAAGCTCAGGGGCACCGTCGAGACCGTGCGCTTCCCGCGCGGCAATGACTTTGCCGGCGCCAGCATCAGCGTCCTGCGTACTTTTCTCACCATGTCCGCGTTGAGCGTGTTCTGGCTTATGAGTGGCTGGCCGTTCGGTTCCAGCGCCATGCTGCTGGCGACGATCTTCAGCGGACTGTTCGGCGCGTCGGCGCATCCGATGTCGGGCATCGTCAATACGATGATCGGCTACGCCTCGGGCATGCTGGCCGGCTACATCGTCACCTTCTGGCTGCTGCCCGGCGGCGACGGCTTCACCATGTTGATCATCGCCACGATGCCGCTGCTGATGATCGGACCGTACCTGAGCACGCGCGCCACGCTGCCGGGAGTGGGCGCCGGCTACACGCTAGGCTTCGTCTACATCCTCGCGCTGAAGAACCCGATGGTGTACGACCCGACGCACTTCCTCAACGACGCTATTGCGCAGATCGTTGGCCTGGGTCTGACTGCCGTCGCCTTTGTGTTCGTCCCTGCGGTCACGGGTACACAGTGGCAGCGCCGCCGTCAGCTCGGTCAGTTGCGTCGACAGGTGGTGCTTGCCGCCACGGCGCCGCTCGAAGGTCTGCTGTACCGCTTCGAAAGCGTCAATCGCGATCTGTTCCACCAGATCGTGTCGCATACCGCGTCCGGCAGTCCGGAATCGCGCTCGCTGTTGGCGTGGGCGCTGGCCGTGCACGAATGCGGTCGCGCCGTGATCGAACTGCGCCGGGATATCGCATCGTCCAACGTGCCGCACGAAGTAAGCGTCTGTGCGGAAGAAGCTGTGCGCGCCGTGGCCCATCTTTACCAGGCGCCGAGCAAGGCCTACTGGCTCGAAGCCGACCAGGCCGTCGAGCGCGCCATTGCCGCGACCGCCGGCAAGCTCGATCTCGCCCGATCGGCCTGCCAGCCGACGCTCCATCATCTGCACCTGCTGCGCTCCGCGCTGCGCGATGACGAGTCGGCCATGGGGCCCTTCATTCAACTCCCGCCGGAGCCTTCGCATGCCTCGTGA
- a CDS encoding DUF1656 domain-containing protein gives MPREIALADAFVPGLLLVFVACLLMLWVVDTIVGRFGLYRFVWHPPLFRLAIFVCMFGAAGLLLFR, from the coding sequence ATGCCTCGTGAAATCGCTTTGGCTGATGCCTTTGTTCCCGGCCTGCTGCTGGTGTTCGTAGCCTGCCTGCTGATGCTGTGGGTGGTGGACACGATCGTCGGCCGCTTCGGCCTGTACCGCTTCGTGTGGCATCCGCCGCTTTTCCGTCTCGCCATTTTCGTCTGCATGTTCGGCGCCGCCGGACTGCTGTTGTTCCGCTGA
- a CDS encoding biotin/lipoyl-binding protein — protein sequence MKIQSLLRFLITAVVVVAAAWLGHALWRHYMYSPWTRDGRVRAEVVRIAPDVSGLVTQVAVIDNQLVKKGDLLFAIDQPRFKYAVSQAEANLAAAEAAGRAAGANINAALASAAARKAEFDMASTQSERRQKLGDVVSMEVRTDAISAANSAKANWQQAQASGNQASAARQQAEAAVEQAQVALDQAKLNLERTEVRAPVDGYVTNLDVRVGDYAATGSPRLALIDAHSFYIYGYFEETKLPHLRIGDPVDIRLMAGGVHLKGTITGVARGITDRDNPAGSDLLADVNPTFNWVRLAQRVPVRIDIDTNHIPEGTIIAAGMTATIVVSPNEDGRKRTP from the coding sequence ATGAAGATCCAGTCACTGCTTCGTTTCCTCATCACCGCCGTGGTTGTCGTGGCCGCCGCATGGCTCGGTCATGCCTTGTGGCGGCATTACATGTACTCGCCGTGGACGCGCGATGGCCGCGTGCGCGCTGAAGTGGTCCGGATCGCACCGGATGTATCCGGTCTGGTCACGCAGGTGGCCGTGATCGACAACCAGCTGGTGAAGAAGGGCGACCTGCTGTTCGCCATCGACCAGCCGCGCTTCAAGTACGCCGTTTCGCAGGCCGAGGCCAATCTCGCCGCTGCCGAAGCGGCCGGACGCGCCGCGGGGGCGAACATCAACGCCGCGCTCGCCAGTGCCGCCGCGCGCAAGGCCGAATTCGACATGGCGTCGACCCAGTCCGAGCGTCGCCAGAAGCTGGGTGATGTGGTGTCGATGGAAGTGCGTACCGACGCCATTTCCGCGGCCAATTCGGCCAAGGCCAACTGGCAGCAGGCCCAGGCCAGCGGCAACCAGGCCAGCGCCGCACGCCAGCAGGCGGAAGCCGCTGTCGAGCAGGCGCAAGTCGCACTCGACCAGGCCAAGCTCAACCTGGAGCGCACCGAAGTACGCGCTCCCGTCGACGGCTACGTCACCAACCTTGACGTGCGCGTGGGTGACTACGCTGCCACCGGCAGCCCGCGCCTCGCTTTGATTGACGCCCACAGCTTCTACATCTACGGCTACTTCGAAGAGACCAAGCTGCCGCACCTGCGCATCGGCGACCCCGTCGACATCCGCCTGATGGCCGGCGGCGTGCACCTGAAAGGCACCATCACCGGCGTCGCCCGCGGCATCACCGATCGCGACAATCCCGCCGGAAGCGACCTCCTCGCCGACGTCAATCCCACCTTCAACTGGGTGCGCCTGGCCCAACGCGTGCCGGTGCGCATCGACATCGACACCAATCACATTCCCGAAGGCACCATCATCGCTGCCGGCATGACGGCGACGATCGTGGTCAGTCCTAACGAGGACGGGCGCAAGCGCACGCCGTGA
- the pssA gene encoding CDP-diacylglycerol--serine O-phosphatidyltransferase, with protein sequence MSRTFPSPRALARRLNPFRRPGLADPAALPAFAVPAGQVRELQSPEAFRATLLDLIAGAQQRIVLVALYLQDDDAGREVLEALYAAKQARPSLEVEVYVDWHRARRGLIGKDRSEGNAAMYRAFAERLGPGVTVRGVPVQTRELFGVLHLKGFIIDDAVLYSGASINDVYLAAQQRYRLDRYHLIRDAALADSMAGYVRTQFRDSDAVQALDRRPLPVTRELQPAIVRFRQNLAKAQYEVPVASRGEGDVLVTPLAGFGRSDNLLNETLLGLLHGARRRVVLFTPYFNLPRPVRAVLGQLLRRGVQLDIMVGDKTANDFYIPPTQPFTRIGLLPYLYEANLRRFARLHQAQVTRGQLNLWLWRHGDNSYHLKGMLIDDEVAVLTGNNLNPRAWALDLENGLILRDPEHLLLPQHLAEWDRLRAHATRLDDYHSLESPRAYPEEVRKLLRRLSRVRLDRLLNRLL encoded by the coding sequence ATGAGCCGCACCTTTCCCTCCCCGCGCGCGCTGGCGCGCCGACTCAATCCGTTCCGTCGTCCGGGTCTGGCCGATCCGGCCGCGCTGCCGGCGTTTGCCGTGCCGGCGGGGCAGGTGCGGGAGCTACAAAGCCCGGAGGCGTTCCGTGCGACCTTGCTCGACCTGATCGCCGGGGCGCAGCAGCGGATCGTGCTGGTCGCGCTGTACCTGCAGGACGACGACGCGGGACGGGAGGTGCTGGAGGCGCTGTACGCGGCCAAGCAGGCGCGACCGTCGCTGGAGGTCGAGGTATATGTCGACTGGCATCGCGCCCGCCGCGGCCTGATCGGCAAGGATCGCAGCGAAGGCAATGCGGCGATGTATCGCGCGTTTGCCGAGCGCCTGGGTCCGGGAGTGACAGTCCGTGGTGTGCCGGTGCAGACGCGCGAGTTGTTCGGCGTGTTGCACCTGAAAGGTTTCATCATCGACGACGCGGTGTTGTACAGCGGCGCCAGCATCAACGATGTGTACCTTGCCGCGCAGCAGCGCTATCGCCTGGATCGCTATCACCTCATTCGCGATGCCGCGCTGGCCGACAGCATGGCCGGGTACGTGCGCACGCAGTTTCGCGACAGCGACGCCGTGCAGGCGCTTGACCGTCGCCCCTTGCCGGTGACCAGGGAATTGCAGCCGGCGATCGTGCGCTTTCGGCAGAACCTGGCCAAAGCGCAGTACGAGGTGCCGGTTGCGTCGCGCGGCGAAGGCGACGTGCTGGTTACTCCTTTGGCCGGCTTCGGTCGCAGCGACAACCTGCTCAACGAAACGCTGCTCGGCCTGTTGCATGGCGCGCGTCGCCGCGTCGTGCTATTCACCCCGTACTTCAATTTGCCGCGTCCGGTGCGCGCGGTGCTGGGCCAGCTACTTCGTCGCGGCGTGCAACTGGACATCATGGTCGGTGACAAAACCGCCAACGACTTCTACATCCCGCCGACGCAGCCGTTTACGCGCATCGGCCTGCTGCCGTATCTCTACGAAGCCAACCTGCGACGCTTCGCACGCCTGCATCAGGCGCAGGTCACGCGCGGTCAGCTCAACCTCTGGCTCTGGCGCCACGGCGATAACAGCTATCACCTCAAGGGCATGCTTATCGATGACGAGGTGGCCGTCCTGACCGGCAATAACCTCAATCCACGCGCATGGGCTTTGGATCTGGAAAACGGCCTGATCCTGCGCGATCCCGAGCACCTGCTCCTGCCACAGCACCTGGCCGAATGGGACCGCCTGCGAGCGCATGCCACCCGCCTGGATGACTATCACTCGCTGGAATCGCCACGCGCGTATCCGGAAGAGGTGCGCAAGCTGCTTCGACGGCTTAGCCGCGTGAGGCTGGACCGCTTGTTGAACCGGTTGCTGTAA
- a CDS encoding GNAT family N-acetyltransferase, protein MPHSAPIRLEDDYVVLEPLAPEHAPGLEAAAADGELWHLWFTSAPAPGQAATYIQAALDGQARGVMLPFAVREKSTGEIAGTTRFYDIVADPARAAIGYTWYARRWQKSHLNTACKRLLLQHAFESLGCVAVEFHTDSRNQDSQRAIERLGAVREGVLRLHKRRPDGTLRDTVCYSILDREWPDVSKWLTLRLARLASM, encoded by the coding sequence ATGCCCCACTCCGCCCCGATCCGCCTGGAGGACGACTACGTCGTCCTGGAACCACTCGCCCCCGAACACGCGCCCGGCCTGGAGGCCGCGGCAGCCGACGGCGAACTGTGGCATCTGTGGTTTACCAGCGCTCCGGCGCCAGGACAGGCCGCGACCTATATCCAGGCCGCTCTGGACGGCCAGGCCCGCGGCGTCATGTTGCCGTTCGCGGTCCGCGAGAAGTCGACGGGCGAGATCGCCGGCACCACGCGCTTCTACGACATCGTCGCCGATCCTGCCCGCGCGGCCATCGGCTACACCTGGTACGCCCGTCGCTGGCAGAAGAGCCACCTCAACACCGCCTGCAAGCGCCTGCTGCTGCAACATGCCTTCGAATCGCTGGGCTGTGTCGCCGTGGAATTTCACACGGATAGCCGCAACCAGGATTCGCAGCGGGCGATCGAGCGCCTGGGCGCGGTGCGCGAAGGCGTCCTGCGACTGCACAAGCGCCGCCCCGACGGCACGCTCCGCGACACGGTCTGCTACAGCATCCTCGACCGGGAATGGCCGGATGTGTCGAAGTGGCTCACGTTGCGCCTCGCTCGCCTTGCTTCGATGTGA
- a CDS encoding YdcH family protein, which yields MQVQDPAEIAHLLAELRIEHRDLDAAIEQMSGATGRDELQLTRMKKRKLLLKDAIARLESRLIPDLDA from the coding sequence ATGCAGGTCCAGGACCCCGCCGAGATTGCCCATCTGCTGGCCGAATTGCGGATCGAGCACCGCGACCTGGACGCCGCCATCGAGCAGATGTCCGGCGCCACGGGCCGCGACGAGCTCCAGCTGACCCGCATGAAGAAGCGCAAGCTCCTGCTCAAGGACGCCATCGCCCGGCTGGAAAGTCGGCTGATTCCCGACCTGGACGCCTGA